Part of the Lotus japonicus ecotype B-129 chromosome 6, LjGifu_v1.2 genome, TCCAAGAAATCTACAAAATCTTAACTGCTATCTCCGATGTGTCCTttcaaatcacaataaagcctgtcaatttgaatttaaaccaatgaACTTCAGCGGTTGCAACTTTTCACTTATTGTGTCGTTCCCATTTCCCCAAAAACCGCGTCACGTTCTCCCAGTGTAATCATTTCACCTTACCACGATGggacacgatttcccaaccgTTACTCACTTTAACTTTTAAATCCTCTTTGTTCCATCATTCACCACTTCTGAAATCCTCATATCTTGCCAAAATTAACACCCTAGCACCCTACCCCATCTTCACTCCACTCTTCTTCTTTGGCAAGAATGACTTCCCCACGCCGTACTAAAAAATCTTCTCGATCCTGAAGCATGGCTCCTGTGCCTCCACCTCCAGTTGACCTTCCTCCCTCCGGAGGACTTCCCCTGGGAGAGGGGGAGATCACCGCCTTCTGGCATCGGGTGTTTGCCACCCTTCCAGAGTCCGCGGATAAAACCCCCGTTCAAAAGGCCATTTGTCAAACCTCTGAATTGTCCTCCGATGAGTCTGTTACTGAGATGGCCCGCCAGGCTGGTGGGTTTTGCTACGAGAAATCTCTCGAAGACGTTCTTGTCACCGGGAGATGCCTATCGATTCGTCGGCCTTGGCAGCACCGTGCGGTTGACCATGGTGTGGAGAGACCCCACTGCTGTGGATGCCGACACCGAGACCACCGCCCCTCCCCCAAAGAAACGGGTACGCGAGTCCGCATCAGTTGAGCCCGCGCCAGGATCCACAGTCAACACTGCCTCTCCTGAGGCCGGCGGAGCAAAGCCACACATTGCAGCTCCTGGGTCTAGCGAGCCAACGCCTGATGCCGTCATTCCTCCTGAGACTGACGAGCCGGCGCCGGGCTCTACCAACAACACCACTCTTCCCTCCATAGCGGAAGACTCCCACAAATCTAAAGAAGCTGATCTTGGCATAGACGGAGGAACTATAGCCGCTATCCCTCTgctaaagaagaaaaagaggaaagCCAAGGGGGTCAAAACCGACAAGTCATCTGTTCCTCGCCAGGGCGTGGCGGGCGAGGACGAACCAAACCCCAAGGGCGGTGAGGTGGAAACCTCGCCCCTTCTTAAGGAGACTCCTATTGGTCAAGGCGTCTCCGAGAATGCTGCTCCTGATCCTACTCAAACAACATCCCCTTCTGACCATACATCCCAACAAGTTGAGGTATGCTCTCCCAGGGCTTCCCCAACCCATGAAACAGTTCGTAACGACAAGGATCAAGCTCTTGTTATCTCGCCTTCTCCTCGCCCATGTTCTCCTTCCATCAGTCATCTGAACGCTGTCGAGGAAGAGAACCCTCCTCCAAACCAGCAACCTACTCCTGTCGACTTTATGTTGTCTGATCCCTTCTTTGATAACATGAGAGGAGCTGAGAATTCCGTCCTTGATGGCGTGGCAGAAGAAGCCATCTCGAGTCTCCTGCGTACGGGGTGCCTCTTTGCCTAGTTATCCTAGGATTCGGCCTCTGCAgctgaagttgaagagctccGTCGGAAAGCTGAGAGTTATCTCCTTGCTACACTCGAGGCGTACGGAGAGCGTGACAGGTTGTTGACTCAGGTGACGGCCCAAATAACTAAGCTGACCAACCTGGGAATCGAGATGAACGGTCGCGAGGCCGACTTATCCGCTTGTGAAGAGAGAATGGAGGACTTAACGGACGAGCGGGACGACTTGCAGAAGGAGTTGGAGGCGAAGACCGAGGCAGTCGCCGTGAGTAGGGCCGCCTGTATTGCCAAAGATGAGGAGATAGCGGCCCTGCGCAGCAGGTTGGCGTTGTCGAATGAGACCCTCGCCGAAGTGAGGAATCAACTCGCGGCAAAAACCAAAGCTGTTGCGGAGATGGAAACCCGGGCGGTCTCTGAAGCCAAAACCCTTCGAGCGAGGTTGGAGGTCGAAGCTGCTGCTGAGGCTGTGGACGAGCGCGACCTCGGTTTCTTCCTTGCTAAAGCCCAGGTTCAGTACCTTTATGAGGGAATAGATCTCAGCGGAATGGGAGCCTTCAAGAAGATTACCCCCGAGGGTTTGGTCGGCCCTGATGATCCTCCAGGCTTCGACGCTGCATACTTTGCGGCTGCTGAAAACGCAGGGAAAGCGGAGAatgttaatataatttaaatattctaTATTGATTTTCCCTTACCCCTTTGTAACTAATATTGCTTTGTGTTTGTattgggcgagaccctagggtccctcgcccaggcgcgcccGCTTGGGGCGACGAATGAACCAGGGAATTGGGCCTTCTCccaggaggcccaactggcctgTTAGGAGAAGTTAAGGGCGCCAGGCCCAACCCTTGAATCTATGAATAGGGAGcggttatcaattgtaagggactcttagctcatttgagaaatgcaagcttgaaattcagttattttttctttctaagcggttacgctcttactctcccaagattctcacatcacgatcttctaactatgggtaccgtacctcatctctatgttctttgatagaacatttggcgtcagctgtggggaacggtagatttcgattcccggatcACGTGGATTGTGGTTTGTCCAAGAGGAATCTGGTTTTCTATGCACATTCTATTTGAATTTTGGGACTGTTAGTGGAATTCTAGTCATCCAACGAAACTTGATGAAATCGCGTCGTCGACGGCGAAGTGAAGAGCCAGAGCAGGAGCGTGGCTCCTCACTGCGCCGCGTAAGAAGGAGGTTGTGCCGTGGAGAGGAGCATCGTGCACAGGATGATGACCTCAGGCTGCAAAACaattgtttacaagaagagTTAGAATATTAACGCCTCAAGCAGTGGGGCGAAGAAGTGAGGGAGACCGAGGCCGTCGAGAAGGTCGAGCCATTCTCAGCGGCAGTAAGAGAGGTGGCTGTACCGGATGATATGAGGAGCCTTGAGTTAGAAACATACAACGGACAAACGGATCCAAAAGATCATTTGCTTTATTTCAATATGAAAATGGCAACAAGCGCGGCTTcagtaacaccccgatttctcgagtgtcacacagtaaccaagtaaccaattttcataaagaatttccgtcgattcaattattaatcttcaattaaatgacaaaggttcattttacgaaaactcttgaaagattaacctttacaaatctcgcggaagtaaacatcatcccaaaactttaattttgaattaaataaaataagtatgaaatatacatctaaaaccaaagtaaattacatcaactttATTTATCCAAATGAAAGCAAAATAATTGTTCAGTGCTTCCCGAACttggtactctcaacccaaagagaaaatggatgtctctcaaccctAACATATTCCTTGgcctcttcctctttatcttcttcctcttcatcaggagtgtagtcgtcatccggttgTGGCTCGTCACGAGGgatcagctcccaagaatgggtcgtcgccgttatcttcacgaccatctaccccccccccacaaataacaaataaacaagtagcgcaagggtcaggtcgcAAACAAAATAATCACAATCCATATCATAAAGCACAATAATCATTCGTTATGGAATTTAAGTTTTATGACAATTAGTCAGTTAGACTAGCgcatcctcacatcacacaactcaccaaaactccttggccaatcacatacatccgcaaatgtacaatcacatggatacgcaatgatccacaattcacaattctcacggtgaccgcagccAACCAAATCCCGAGGATCCACcgatccacaaaatctccctcgcgtgcaagctatcgtttgtctctaacgacaccatcgttctcatggcccatagtATTATCTAGACCTATGACCGAttaatcacattttacttgcaagcgagttaaatCTCATTCTCTTATTattaaggctctaaagtcaatcctagagtctaaTTATTCTTTTCACACAACAATATTAACAGTACAACAATCACAGAGAACaaagggaattacagctaggtgagcgaccctttgaacTATAAATCAAATAGCAATATAGTTAGGTTAAGGAAAAGCATAAACCTACGCTCATGCATAACACGTCATGGCATAAACTTCGAGCAAGGTACCATATGACTTATATGATCAAAACGAAAGAAAAAATGCACCGAACCCTCAAAActtgggttcggccgaacccttcCAAGGCCCTAGGGTTTTCAAAacaattttccttccttcctttTTGATCATGAGAGTCTTGGTATAGCCCCAACAACACAACGATCATGTAaaattttcagaagcaaatcataCAATAATCTTCATGTCACAACAAACGATTTTACATGGCAAAGTCTTCAAGCATGTATGTGAATTTCTCATGGCATTGTGACCAGTGGCGGACCTACCACAAGGCTTGGTAGGTCCAATGCCCTGgctcaaagtaaaaaaaaatacaaatttcttTGGACTAGGTAGGTTTTTtggcccaaaaaaaaattagagaaaagGCAAATTTATAAGGAAATGCAAAGTTTAGGGACTTAATCATAAAATTTGCCTAGACTTCCTAAAATTTATAGTTCCGCCACTGATTGTGACCAACATCAAACATAGTAATAAGAGCATAGCCAAACATAGCATCATATGGAAAATCTCCGGCAAGCACATCATTCCCAGAACTCATGAAAAACCTTCAAAACACAACATGATTCATGGCAAAACATAGCAAGGATTCCTAGGTAATCTACccttcctaggaccagcccttggTGTAAGGTTCTAAGAGCCAAATATTTTTCTTCAACCCCATCTAAGGCATCTACTTGGTGGCAATACTTGAAGTATTCATGCTTTTCAGAGGGTAATGACCAGTGGTTTGAAGAAAATTTATGTAGGAAAGTGAGGGAAGGGAACAGGACTTTGTTCTGGGAAAATAACTGGTTCAACCAATGGAAGCTATGTGACAAATTCCCAAGGTTGTAGAATCTGTGCCTTCAAAAGCATAGTTGTAATAAGGAGGTGGGTGTATGGCAAAACGGGGTTTGGAATTGAGACTTAAAATGTAGGCGAGAATCAAGGGATAATGAAGGGGTTATGAAAGGACAGTTACTGGCACTTCTTCATTCATTTACAACCCAACTTGTTCCGGGAACCCTGACCGGGGACGGTCAGGGGACCTAGGACAGGGCCGGACCCACCAAAAGTCCCAGATAAGGGGCCGTTTGGGGGAAGCCGAGAACCCCCTACTCCCGAGCCCCACCACTAAGGGTGAGGACAAGGAACCCGGGGCCCACTacataggggttgacctaggccaactacCCTAGGAATAGGTTGGCTGGTGCAGGTCCGTAGGGCCCCCCagaccgttggatcactgttcctctGCAGGGGATCCAACGGTGATCCATGCCCTCatgtacgagccatgcatgacgttgcatggctccaaccctaatcctGCCTCTCCTATATAAAGGGAACACTCCTTCTATCTAAAGGTAACATATTCTTCCCAACTTCACCATTCTTACAACTTCCCTCACTAACTTCAGcatcggagtgtcttgcaggagcccctcccgggaccttGCCTACTGGAGCATCTTCAACCCGTCCAGATCCCTCCTCTCCTACCCCTTGTCAACGGGTAGCTTGGTCTCTCCCAGAtcaattggcgccgtctgtggggatctggTAAAACTCTTCCCAGCACCGCGTGCCGTCGCCTCAAGTCACCAACTAGCAAGCTATGGTAGAGACACGTCAGACTTCACGCCGTCCTGTTCCAACCCTTGAAGGCCATGTGGAGACTGTCAACGAAACTACCGATCGCAGAACCCCCCCTCCTCCACTACACCCTCCTCCCCCGACTCCTCAACCACAGCCCCCTCGCTCGCCGGAACCTGCGGCCATTACCCCACATGCGGCCCATGAGGCACTCTGCCGCTTGGAAGCTCGCATCCGGGCAATGGAAGAGGACAATGGGGCGGGGCGAGAGCAGGCCCATAGTATGAGGATTCGGGACGCTCAAGAGAAGATTCACATGCTCCGAGCTCGCCTGCGACAACTTGAAGAGCAGGAAACTCAATCGCGCCCCCCACCCGCGTTTTCCCAGGAAGAGGAGACGAACGGGGGCCCGATCCCACCCCCTTACTACCGGGAAGCACGCCATCGGGCGCCCGCGGCCGAGCGGGTGGCCAGCCATACACCACGGAGACGCTACTCTCCCCGCCGGAGCCCAACTCCGACTCGAGATAGGACGTACAACCGCCCCAGGTCCAACAACGCGCTTGTCACCTACCCAGCGCCGATCGGAGGTCCTCTATCCCCGGAGATCATGGCGTTCCCTTTCCCTCAGGGGTGGGCACGGCCCAAAGTGAAACTCTACGAGGGAGACTCCGACCCACAGGAACACGTGAACTTCTTCGTGGGCGCGATGCAGTATGCTGGGGCCAGCGACCCTTTATACTGCCGATGCTTCCCCATGAGCCTGGGAAAAGGACCCATGAACTGGTTCCAGAATTTACCGAGCAACTCCTTGCACGACTGGAACGGGGTCGTGACCTGCTTTTTAGCCCAGTACTCCTCGGTGCGCAGCATACCGAAGACCGCGCAGACTGTAGCTTTGGTTAAGCAAAAAGAGAAAGAATCTCTGAAAGCATTTCTCAATCGGTTCAACAAAGAGGCCGGCGATATCACCGGTCTCCTCCCCGAAACCAGATTGGTCCTGGCTACTGCAGCCCTTGCACCGGGACCGTTCCTGACCTCGCTGGACGGCAAGCCAGCCAACACTCTAGAGGAATTTCTAGCTCGAGCAGAGAAATTCATAAATATGGAAGATGTCGCGACCCTAAGAGCCGCGAGTCAGACGCTAGCGATCAAAGGACCGCAGAAGATGAAGGAACATAAGGACCAACCTTCGACCCGAGAGTCCCGACGGAAGGGTCAGGACGAACGGAAGCCGAAACGGAAGAAATATGATAGTTATACcccactgaactcctccctctcACGTATCCTGAGGGAGAAAGCCTCCACCGACCTCCGAGACCGCCCACCCCCACTCCTGACAAGGGGGGACAAGCTAGATTCCAAGAGATTCTGTGAGTTCCACGACAGCCCGGGCCACAACACTGACGAGTGCCTGAACCTCAAGGACGAGGTGGAGGAACTGATCAGAGCAGGGAGACTGTCCAAGTATGTAGCTGTGTCAACGGGGGCCCTCCCGCGCCCGCGCTCGCCACCCCCGAGGCGGACACCGACCCCCCCGAGGCACCGAGACCGGACTCCTCCCAAGCGCCGATCGGCAGAACGACGAGACAGAACTCCACCGCGTCGCCGGAGTCCCGAGCGTCGCGGACGAAGCCGAGAACGGAGAAGAAGCTCCGACCGCCACGGCCGGGATGAAGTCAGAAGACAACATGGAAGCCATTTAGTCGACGTCGGTTCAATAGCAAGAGGATGGGCCGCAGGCGGGCCCACCAACAACAGCCGGAAGAGGAGTACCCGCGTCATCATGTCCGCGGCTGGACGGCCCCGGCCAGGGTCCCTCCACCCCCTAAGGCAGAAGGTGGCCATAACCTTCGCGGAGGACGATTACGGCGAGGACACCGGTGAAGAAGACGACCCTATCGTCATTGAAGCCCTGATCGGCAACGGTAAGATCCGAAGGACACTCATCGATACAGGTAGTTCtgctgacattatgttttatgatgcTTACAAGAGCTTAGGACTATCTGTGAAGGATCTGCTCCCCTACGACCATGATTTGGTCGGGTTCACAGGGGACAGAGTCCTACCCTTAGGATATTTTGATACTTGCCTTTCCTTGGGAGATTACAGAATTTGCAGGACTATAAAAGCCCGCTTTCTGGTGGTGGAGTGTCCGACGGCGTACAACGCCATTCTTGGCAGGCCAAGCCTCAACACTTTCAGGGCAATCATATCCACCCACCACCTGATGCTGAAGTACCCCTGGGCAGGACCAGTACGCGACAATCTAGAAATGGCGAGGAGCTGCTACAACTCCAGCTGCAGGCTGGCCAGGgaggaaaggaagaagaagaagtccaAAGTGCACGACCAAAGGAACAACTTTCACGTTCAACACACAAGTTTCATGACCGACCTTGACCCCCGCGTGGACCAGTCTAGAGACGACCAACGCCTCAAACCCGACGGGGAGTACCACCCCATCCAGGTCGGTCCCCTTCCAGAGAACACTACCAACATAGCTCGGGGCCTTCCCCGAGACCTCTGCAAACGAATGGAAAATTTGCTACTTTCCAATGGGAAGCTGTTTGCCTGGTCGTCAGCCGACATGCCCGGCATTGACCCCGCCTTCTGTAGCCACAGACTTTCCGTCGACCGGAAGTTCAAACCAGTTGCTCAGAAGAAGAGGCAGATGAGCTCTGAGAAGCAGCAGGTTATCCAGCAACAGACCACAGAGTTGCTTCAGGCCGGAATCATTCGGGAGGTCAAGTACACGACCTGGCTCTCCAATGTGGTCTTAGTCAAGAAGGCAAATGGGAAGTGGCGCATGTGCGTCGACTACACGGACCTCTACAAGGCTTGCCCCAAGGACCCGTTTCCCCTACCGAGCATTGATGCGCTGGTCGACAATTCCTCGGGATACGAATACCTCTCTCTTATGGATGCctattcaggctacaaccagaTTCCCATGCATAGGGACGATGAAGAGAAAACTGCCTTCATCACCGACCGGGGCACCTACTGTTACACGATGCTGCCCTTCGGCCTCAAGAACGCAGTGGCGACCTACCAACGGATGATGACCCGAATCTTCGGGGACCTAATGGGGAAATCGGTCGAAgtctacattgatgatattataGTCAAGACCCCAAAGGGAGGAGACCACGCGGCAGACCTCGCAGTCGTTTTCGAGCAGTTAAAGAAGCAcaacatgcgcctcaacccCGACAAGTGTACTTTTGGCGTTCGAAGCGGGAAGTTTCTGGGGTACATGCTCACCAACCGCGGCATTGAGTTGAACCCTGACAAATGTCAGGCAATCATGAATATGAAGAGCCCGCGCACAGTCAAGGAAGTCCAACAGCTGGCCGGGCGCATGGCCGCGATCGGCCGCTTTTTGCCAAAAGCTGCTCTCCGGGCCCTGCCTCTTTACACCCTCCTGAAGAAGGGAGCGACTTTTGAGTGGTCGGCGGAGGCCGACGCTGCTTTCACTCAGCTGAAGGAGACCCTGTCCTCCCCCCTATTCTGACTAGCCCAAAACCAGGGGAGACACTATACCTATACCTGGCCGTGCGGGAGAAAGCAGTTAGCTCTGTCCTAATCAGAGAAGAGGAAGGAAGGCAGCTACCAGTCTATTTTGTCAGCCGTTCATTGAAGGGTGAGGAGCTCAGATATAAGATGCTGGAAAAGGTGGCACTGACCCTACTAACCACGGCGCGACGGCTAAGGAGGTACTTTCAAGCTCATCGCATTGTGGTGCGAACCGATCAGCCGGTCCGACAGGTCCTTCATAAGCCTGATCTAGCCGGTCGGATGGTAAGCTGGTCCATCGAGCTCTCCGAGCATGACATCCGCTACGAGCCCAGGAGAGCCATTAAAGCACAAGTCCTAGCGGATTTCTTGGTCGAGCTCACAGATGAGGAAGAGCCCCCTGCCGAGACCACCTGGGTGGTCAACGTAGATGGCTCGAGCAACAAGGAAGGTGGCGGGGCTGGGATCGTATTGCAAAGTAGCACCGGGATGGTGGTCGAACAATCCCTCCGCTTTAACTTCCCAACTACAAACAACCAGGCCGAGTATGAGGCCTGCATTGCGGGACTGGTCACAGCCCGAGACCTGGGAGCTAAGGAGATACTTGTCTGCTGCGATTCACTTCTAGTCGTCTCACAAGCAAACGGTGAAGCTCAAGCAAAAGATCCCATCCTGGAGCAGTACTTGGCCCATTTGAAACGACTGGCTTCAACCTTCAACAAAGTGGAATTCCGCCACGTCCCCAGAGCCCAGAATGACCGCGCAAATACCCTGGCCAAACTGGCCAGCACGGGAAAGCCTGGCCTGAATGGAACGGTTATCCAGGGGACCCTAGCCCTCCCCTACGTAGCCGACCCCGATCGTCCAGTAGGACAAGTTATGATGTCGATCGGTACTGAAGACGATTGGAGGACCCCGATCATCAAGTATCTCAGATCAGGATGGCTGCCCGAGGAGAAAGCCGAAGCCAAGAAATTGGTACGACGCTCCTCCTGGTACACCATCGTTAATGATGATCTCTTCAAGCGGGGATTCTCCACCCCCCTTCTGAAGTGCTTGGCTAAGGACAGAGCAGCCTACGTCCTAGCAGAAATCCACGAAGGCAGCTGCGGCCACCATCCGGGTGGGCGTTCCCTTGCCCGAAAGGTACTCAGAGCCGGCTATTACTGGCCCACCCTAGAGAAAGACGCCGCGGAGCATGTTAAGCAATGTGACCCCTGCCAGAGGCACGCCGATCTGCACAACGCTCCCCCTGCCCGTCTTTCCTCTCTGGTCAGTCCTTGTCCCTTCCACCAGTGGGGCATGGATTTATTGGGCCCGTTCGACACTGCACCCGGTCAACTCAAGTACTTGGTAGTAGCAGTGGATTACTACACCAAGTGGATCGAAGCCGAGCCACTAGCAACAATCACCACAGCTCGAGTGCAACGCTTCTTTTACAAGAACGTTATAAGTAGGTTCGGAGTCCCCGGGGTCCTGGTCACAGACAATGGAACCCAGTTTACCTCTAAAGGGTTTAGGGACCTCTAGGACGGGCTACACATCAAGCAGCGATTCACTTCTGTCGAACAGCCCCAGACGAACGGGCAGGCAGAGTCGGCCAACAGGGACATTCTCCGAGGCCTCCGGAAGAGATTGGGGAGTGCCAAGGGCGACTGGGCCGAGCAGCTCGATCACGTCCTGTGGGCATACCGCACCACTCCGCACTCGACTACGGGGGAGAGCCCTTACCGCCTTACCTTTGGCACAGAAGCTGTGATTCCGGCTGAAATAGGAGAACCGAGCGCTCGGACAGCGGGTTTCGACCCCAACCAGAACGATCAACTCATAGGGGAAGAGCGGTAGCCAACTGCAGAGAGCTAATCGCAAAGCAGCAGGCAGCCATCCGCTACAACAAGAAAGCAGTTCTCCGCTCCTTTACCACAGGGGACTTGGTCCTCCGGAAGGCCAGCGTCGGGGCGCGATCAACCGAGCGGGGAAAGCTAGCAGCCAATTGGGAAGGCCCTTATAGGGTGGTCGAAGCAACTGGCACGGGAGCATACAAGCTGGAAACCCTCGCAGGAAAAGAGATCCCTCGCACCTGGAACGCAACCAACCTGAGAAGATACTATAGTTAAGCCGCGACCGACCAAGCACCCGCTATCTGTCCAAGTGTTTTCTTTTACTTTAATCTTTTGTAATCAAGGGTACACACCCATCTCGTCCAAGCTGTAGACGACTAGAGCCACGAGCTCCAAGCGCAGAAATGAAGCAGTTTTTATGTTGAATTTGAATTATTCGAACTAGCAATATATACAACCGCATCGACAAACTATcgaagacccaccgggcacgaaattatcaaagacccatagggcaccaAGACCCGCCGGGCACCAAATAATAAAAGACCCATCGGGcacaaaataataaaagacCCATCGGGCACCAAATAATAaaagacccatagggcaccaAGACCCGCCGGGCACAAAGTAATAAAAGACCCATAGGGCACAAAGACCCACCGGGAGCGTAACCATTAAAGTACCCTATTCGGGGAACCGAGTAAAGAAGTAATAACACtacttgaaattcaaaatagcaAACGGACAAGTTCTTACAAATACGATGAAGAATAGGAACAACACGTCTTTACAAACACATAACGAAAATTAAGACGAGAAAAACCACAAGTTTATACAAACGCAAGACGGTCATTAAACACATCAAATTACAATAAAAAGACAGGGACTTCAAGGAGCTGGCTCGGCTGGGAAGGTCGGGGTAAACTGCTTCTGGTCGTCCAAAGTCCCGATCTTTCCCCCCAACACAACCTTACGATAGTGAAGAGGGCCCACATCCAGTCCCGGATGGACCACCTCAAGTTGAGCCAAAGCATTGTCAAAAGAAGCCTTATGAATCTCCTTCAGATTCGACCTCAGCTTCTTCCTCTCAGCCCCCAGATTGGCAACCTTCTTCTTGAGCTCGGCATTGCTTGCTTTCAAGGCCTCCATCTCCTTAACTTCACTCTCTCGAGCAGCCTTCTCGTCTTTCAGGGCCTGCTCGGCTTTCTCAGCCCGGGAGCGCAACCAATCGTTATCCTTCTCACTCAGCTCCAACTTCTCCGCAAACTTCTTGGCCGCGGCCATCACCTCGTGAACCTCCCCTTGTAACTTCGCTTTAGCGGAGGTCAACTCTTGAACCGATTTCTTGGAGTCAGCCAACTCTTTGTCCGCCTTAGCGAACTTATCCTCGGCGGCGTTCAACTGCTCCTTGACTTCTTCCACGTCGAGCACCGGCCCCTGCTGAACATGACGAATGATGGAGGCAGTCTGAAGCACTACTTTCAAAGCAAAGTTCAAGAGATTGTAGGGTTCCTTTGTGTTCAGGAACGACTGGTCGAGCTCATTATACACCAAATCATCGATTTGGTTGTTGTGCTCGTCCGTGTCCACCGCATCTCGACCCCACACAGAAATTGGCTCCGAGGGACCCACCTGAGCAATCAGAGTCGCTCGTTCAGGAGAACGGACCCCCTCGCCTGAGGAGCGGCGTGTCCTCTTGGCCGGGCGCTCTGAGCCGGCCCTATTCCCCTCAAGGGAACCCCCTGCTGACGTTCGGGATTCCCTGAGCCCGACCCGGGGTCTGCGTTTCCTTCGCCACCGACCGGGCCACTATGACCGGCCCCAACGGGGTTAGCCCCGGCTAAAGGCTGCTCCTGGTTGCCAAGCCCATCACCCTCGTCTCGGGGCACCTCCTGCTCCCCCTCACTGTCGGTCTCGACCTCATCAACTGGAACCTGTAGAGCAGCGACCAAGGCAGCATTGATCTCCATCTTAGCACCTGCAAACGGATTACAAGAAGAAAATTAGTAAGACGAAAGAGCACACAACACTTTGGACATAGTAACAAAAACATCCTACCTCTCTCGCGCAACAAGCAAGTGTTCTTACGAACGCTATAAGTACAAAGATCGTAACAACGCAACGGCCGAATGCAGAATTCTTTGGGTGGGTTACCCCTTACTTCCTTCCGTATGGCAGCCACCAAGAGGTT contains:
- the LOC130725361 gene encoding uncharacterized protein LOC130725361; amino-acid sequence: MVETRQTSRRPVPTLEGHVETVNETTDRRTPPPPLHPPPPTPQPQPPRSPEPAAITPHAAHEALCRLEARIRAMEEDNGAGREQAHSMRIRDAQEKIHMLRARLRQLEEQETQSRPPPAFSQEEETNGGPIPPPYYREARHRAPAAERVASHTPRRRYSPRRSPTPTRDRTYNRPRSNNALVTYPAPIGGPLSPEIMAFPFPQGWARPKVKLYEGDSDPQEHVNFFVGAMQYAGASDPLYCRCFPMSLGKGPMNWFQNLPSNSLHDWNGVVTCFLAQYSSVRSIPKTAQTVALVKQKEKESLKAFLNRFNKEAGDITGLLPETRLVLATAALAPGPFLTSLDGKPANTLEEFLARAEKFINMEDVATLRAASQTLAIKGPQKMKEHKDQPSTRESRRKGQDERKPKRKKYDSYTPLNSSLSRILREKASTDLRDRPPPLLTRGDKLDSKRFCEFHDSPGHNTDECLNLKDEVEELIRAGRLSKYVAVSTGALPRPRSPPPRRTPTPPRHRDRTPPKRRSAERRDRTPPRRRSPERRGRSRERRRSSDRHGRDEVRRQHGSHLVDVGSIARGWAAGGPTNNSRKRSTRVIMSAAGRPRPGSLHPLRQKVAITFAEDDYGEDTGEEDDPIVIEALIGNGKIRRTLIDTGSSADIMFYDAYKSLGLSVKDLLPYDHDLVGFTGDRVLPLGYFDTCLSLGDYRICRTIKARFLVVECPTAYNAILGRPSLNTFRAIISTHHLMLKYPWAGPVRDNLEMARSCYNSSCRLAREERKKKKSKVHDQRNNFHVQHTSFMTDLDPRVDQSRDDQRLKPDGEYHPIQVGPLPENTTNIARGLPRDLCKRMENLLLSNGKLFAWSSADMPGIDPAFCSHRLSVDRKFKPVAQKKRQMSSEKQQVIQQQTTELLQAGIIREVKYTTWLSNVVLVKKANGKWRMCVDYTDLYKACPKDPFPLPSIDALVDNSSGYEYLSLMDAYSGYNQIPMHRDDEEKTAFITDRGTYCYTMLPFGLKNAVATYQRMMTRIFGDLMGKSVEVYIDDIIVKTPKGGDHAADLAVVFEQLKKHNMRLNPDKCTFGVRSGKFLGYMLTNRGIELNPDKCQAIMNMKSPRTVKEVQQLAGRMAAIGRFLPKAALRALPLYTLLKKGATFEWSAEADAAFTQLKETLSSPLF
- the LOC130725362 gene encoding uncharacterized protein LOC130725362; the protein is MLEKVALTLLTTARRLRRYFQAHRIVVRTDQPVRQVLHKPDLAGRMVSWSIELSEHDIRYEPRRAIKAQVLADFLVELTDEEEPPAETTWVVNVDGSSNKEGGGAGIVLQSSTGMVVEQSLRFNFPTTNNQAEYEACIAGLVTARDLGAKEILVCCDSLLVVSQANGEAQAKDPILEQYLAHLKRLASTFNKVEFRHVPRAQNDRANTLAKLASTGKPGLNGTVIQGTLALPYVADPDRPVGQVMMSIGTEDDWRTPIIKYLRSGWLPEEKAEAKKLVRRSSWYTIVNDDLFKRGFSTPLLKCLAKDRAAYVLAEIHEGSCGHHPGGRSLARKVLRAGYYWPTLEKDAAEHVKQCDPCQRHADLHNAPPARLSSLVSPCPFHQWGMDLLGPFDTAPGQLKYLVVAVDYYTKWIEAEPLATITTARVQRFFYKNVISRFGVPGVLVTDNGTQFTSKGFRDL